tgaatttgaacatccgttggaacttatattgatcatccgtcgaaatccaggttgatcatccatcgagacttatattgatcatccgttgaaactttgtgaatcatccgttgagactgtctttttggcagttaactctatttcatttatacaagattacaggacatctaatatttacaattaaccatcatatcttgcatatcaatctagtagtcaacatgacttaaacattctacaacacctagttcactaagctgctttaagtatgcagaaatgtgctactaatcttattgatacataagctactctttcaatggatgttgaaatgatcatttgttgaaagctacaaaatcacttaattaaaatctaccaagtgttttgttcaagttatcatcaagtacacaacatatttctaacaaacTTCATCATTAGGAAATTTTTGGTCATATATTCACGTTTCGCTTTTACATATTTCTTTCCCCTTTGTCAAATTCTTTTATTCAATTTCTTGCTCATTTTATTCTTAGATCGTACGAGCTTGCAGTTACATGCAGTGTGTTTTGTCGGGATGAATGATATTGGGAGACAATGTAATGAAATTTATACTATTATATGAGTAACTGTATCTAAATAAAATTATTCATTGATTCCATTCCTAGCAATCTAAACTAGAGCTCAAAACCATCAATTTGAAAAAGAATGCTCTATAATCCTTGTTACCTGTTTTTCGTACAAACTTCATCATTTGAATTTATGCTCACGTTGTGCTTTTAGATCCTTCTTTTCCCAAAGAAAATAGGCATTGATATTTGTTCACGTTTCACGTTCCcaatacttttcacaatatttctTTTTATTCCATGCTCAGTGTATTTTCTCTAACCAAACAGGTTAAAGCAAGTATGAAGATTAGAATATTAAGTTAGAAAGAAATGCATGGGTGTTAATCACTCATGTCTACAATGAAAAACTGTAGGTAAACGTGTCAATATTTCTGATGGCGAGGACAAGACTTCTCGAAATATCAAAGGAGCACCACTTGAATCACTCTTTGCGCAATTTTGTTTACAGTCCTTGTGGTTTGGGGACTGCAATATACGCGGTATGTTTACAACCTATTGTTGCTACTATTGATGAGGAAATTTATTTTTAAGAAGTGGAAGTAAATATATATTGAAACAGGTTTTCTATATAGATAACTGTAAAAGATATCCTCCTCTCCAAAGCACATTGTAGTTGAAGGACTGGGATTATAAAGTTATTTCTAGTTTGTGTTGGTTGAAGCTATTAGTCATCACGTAACAGTCGCTTTCCCACAACCCTCTCTCACACCATAGGTTAAAGAAGACCTAGTGAAAAACAAATACACAGGAATGTAATTATATTGGTAACGTTTTACATCATCCATTGGGCCTCTCTTATTATTTGCAATCTAAGTTTGGTGATCTCCTTTCTAAGGAGAATGTTATACCACTAAAGGTCATTTTCTTTAATTGTGCTGTTTTGAACAGAATTTCTGTCATAGTTTTTTCTGAACATATTCTTTTTGTTAGCTATTGCTGTTCTTTGGATAGAGTTTGTACGGGAGGTTCGTTGGTGCTGGGAAGAGTCACAACCATTACCTAGGATGCTGGGCAGTGGAGTCATTGACCTATCAACTTGTTTGGTGAATCAGAAACTACAGATGGTAATGCTATAAAAATATATTATCCAGATCcactttttaaattctatttctctctatatatatattatggaAATGTAGCTAACAGAAAGGGAATGTTGTgttttttttttgcaaaattgTTTATGAAAAATGTGTGATTCTTTCTTCTAATTGTATCTGCTTGTCATTGAAATAAGTTTCTGTAAACTTGAAATTAGAGAGAGGGAACCAGGAGAATCAGTTATATACACCACTATGTTTCCTGTGCTAAGAGTTTCATGATGTCGAAAATTGGTTACAGTGTAGACTAAATTAACAACATGCAAACCATGGTGCATATGACTGACCACGTACATGTGGTTTACAGTTTTTCCTAATTATGAATTTTGAATTTCCTTCATCTCTTTGGCAGGTGGAACTACTTTATTGTTTGTCTGACAAACAATGCTAGGTTAGTACACGCATTAGGCGTCATTCTGCATTAGTATTTACCTAATCTTGAAACTTTACTATTACAATTAATCCCTGTCACAATATCATTTGACACAAAGATACATGACCAAAGGCGTCTACATTGTACCTTTGCGGGCAGTCGAGGGTTCAAGCATCAAATGGGTTTGTGCCTTTACCGGGCGTCATGGGTCCAAACCTTGATAAATACGAGGTTTATGTGTGTGATTAATTGTAATAAACTTTAAAGTAGATCTTTAGCAGGGTTGTCAAAAGAAAAAGCAAGCCTAGGCGCACAAATGCACTCCCAAAGCGCCTAGGTGCATAAATagtataatatttatataataaataatatataatatataatatataatattaaatattaaatatatatatgatattaaattatatatattagggTTTTTTTCGGGTTTCAGAGCGGATATTAGATCGGTAAACATAAATTCCAAATCCAAAAATTCGGATTCCGTAAATTCAAATTTTCGGATTTCGGATTAGGCATCCGTCACATTGGATTAATTTGCAATCCCTGTATTGATGTCAATTTTAGGATTGTTTTTACCCTACAAGTATAATTTAATATATTATGAAGTATAAATTATGTTACTTTTGCGCTAGataatttaatatattataaagtACAAAATATTCTTGATGCAGAACAGATTTGTGAAAACAACGATTTATTAAGTAAGATCGAAAATAAGAGAACATGCGATAAATTATACGATTCCCAAGAATAATTAATCAATATTATTCACAAGAAAAAATGTATAATCAAAACTAACTAATAATGTGGGGGATTACATCACTTATATAGACTATAAAACCCTAGTATTAAACCTAATGGACTAAGGCTCATAAACAAATAGGCTTTATTACAAATAAACTACTAAATAATATACTCCTAGCCCCACATACAAAACATTTAGATAAATACATCATTTATTTTTACACTAAATATATATAAACTAATTAATAACATATGTAATAATTGTTTATTCTCGTTCCTCATCATTCTCCCCTTTTTAGAGAAAACTCGACCACGAGTTTTGTAAAAATCAAGAATCACGCAAGAATGAGATGGAACCAAGATGAACTTTATGTTCTTCAAGAGAAACGGTTGAGGTGAAAAGAACTCTGAAAATTGACAAGCAAGCAAAAGTAGTTTAGGCAAGTACTTCGGAATGATGAAATCGACGTGCTCAACCTCAATAATATCATCAAATATTTACGATCCTCAACAATATGAAAGCAATCAGGTTGTGGCTTAATTTCTTTCACTTGCTCCTCACTTGCAACCTCTGTATGCTCAACTGTTTAACCTCCTTAATTGGACTTCTGTAATTTGTTTAACCTCCTCAATGGTATTTTCCGTGGCAGCTTCTTCAATATGCTCAACTTCCATCACCTCTTTGATCATCTTCTCATTTTCCAAATGTACAAGACGTTCAACTTGAGATGTGAGAGTCTCAAATGCCTTATGTACTTCCACCTTTGCAAGTTTGTAACTTTCATCTGCAAGTTTGcatctttcttttctttctttcctcaACTCAATACGATACTTGTTTTCCAACCTTTCAAGTTCATAATATTGATTATCTAACTCTTTCAAGGTAAGCTCATATTGAAGTAACCAACATTCGCGACAACAAACATAGACTTCGTAGTAGAACTCATCACGTTCATGCTTAAGGAAATAAATATTATCTTTCACAAAATCTATTTGACGCTTGATATGAGCAGACATGTTTTAAGACATGGAAAAGCAATTGGAACCGAAGAACAAATCAGAACTCAGAATGAGCAGAATCTGAAAATTCAGGGGCTTATTTGTACTTTCTGGAATCTTCAGCGACTGATTTGTAATATCTGCAAGCCCAGTTTTTCACACAAATCAGTAGGAAAGCAGCTGATTTTCAGAATAAGAAGATGCAACTGTTGTAGTGGCGCAAAAACGCGTTGATTGCAGCTGCTCTAGCGAGCAACAGCAGTAGAAACTTTGGCAGCAGCGTGAAATCAAGCAACTAGTGACAGAAACCCCAACTTAGGCCGGTCCAGATGCATTTTTTTTCTTCCTCAATCTAATTCTTCTTGTTTCTGGTGTGTTCCAGAAGATATAGAATAATAGCGTTGTGGCACCGGTGAATAAGTCTCTTTTTTCCGGTTTTATGGTCCGAATCAGATTAGGTTTTTTCTGATTTTGGGCTTAGGGTTTCAAAACGGGTCGGGTATGTAATTGGGCTTTTAAGTAATTAGGGTTCTGGGCAGTTGTAATAGGCAGTGATTTTAGAGGTTAAAAGGCGGCAATATGGTGGTGTGGCCAGGTGTTTTTAGTGGTAATGCAGTGGTGGTGTGTTGTGGTGGCTGGAGGCTAATTAGGGCTCGGATAAACAGTAAAAACGGGGTGTACACAGTAAAAAAACGATGAACAGTAAACTTCAGGTTTTGGCTCTGATGCCAATTTGATGCAGAAAAGATTTGTGAAAACAACGATTTAAGATCAAAAATAAGAGAACAAGCGATGAATTATACGATTCCCAAGAATAATTAATCAATATTATTCCCAAGAAAAAATGTATAATCAAAGCTAAGTAATAATGCGGGGGATTACATCACTTATATAGACTATAAAACCCTAGTATTAAACCTAATGGACCAAGGCCCATTAACAAATAGGCTTTATTACAAATAAACTACTTAAATAATATACTCCTAGCCCCACATACAAAACATACACAGTAAAACctctataaattaatatagttgggaccggagaattctattaatttagagaggtattaattaatcgataaattaataattattaatttatagagaattttcgatagcaaacaaaattaacttttgattaaatttttattcacataaatttaaataaaatgaattgtacaatttatattttatacttaattcaattaattcaatgtatatgaatttagaaagtcaatgtaatgtacaatatattagattcaaagtccatgtagtgtataagttaaattcattgtattttacatagaaaatattcaatgtatattaggaaaattcaaagtacatgaattaatttaattcattgtattttacatagaaagtattcaatgtatgtgtagtcataaaatatattatatatactgtATATACTAGATTGGGGGAAAAATTATACAAACAAAACAATGGTTTCTCATCTAAAAGGTGTCACAAAATCAACAATGACGGATGAAACAAGAAAAACATTATGTGAATATAAAAGAGAAAATTCATCATGCACTCAAAAAGATCTCCAGTTGTGGCTCGAGAATAAGTTTCATCTAAATTATATGAAAAAACAAACTACAATTGAATCATATTTtacaaagatgtaatagctatatttttatgaatataagggaattattaatttatagttttattgggaccatatttttatacagggttttcaaaaaaattattatcttattatattatcgaaattgatcattttttgaactggcccaagtcgggaccggacaaaattattaatttagagagattattaattaatcgagtaTTAATTTACAGAGGTTTTACTGCAGTTAAATACATCATTTatctttacactatatatatataaactaattAATAACATATTTATTAAGTGTTTATTCTCGTTCCTGATCAATCTTTTAAACCttctaattttatttataaactaagtattatatttttttcataaattgTATGCCTCGGTTCAGTGAAGCGGGAGCCTCCCTTTTGCGTAGGGAGTTTTGCACCTCGGTGTGCACAACGCTTTCTACAACACTCAAGAAGTTGATAGTGAATGCCAAATACAGGGCTCCTAGTGTTTGTCTATTGTTTAATGTAGCCTTATTTATGCAAAGATCTACTCTTCTAGAGGAATAACCTAGGGCATGTAGTTGCTACTACAGTTAGCCTAGAATGCGGAATTAGATCGATTAATCATATAATTCAACCATACAAAGAGCTCTTGTGTATTTATGACCCAAGCATAAGAGTCTAGAcgttttttttacaattttgatAGACTAGATAAGGTGGCTTTGCCATCACAATGCAATTTGGGAATTGCTTTATCAAAAGTGGAGTCCAAATTGACTTTATGTACCGTATATTGGTAAGTGAtggaaataattaataattttatttggaTCAACTACTTTTTACTGTAGATTCAAATTAAGAATTAATTTGTTGAAGATGTCAGTATCTTGTTGATTGCCAAGTTACCTCATGTTGATTTTTCCCTGATTTTCACAAAATCTCTTGGTAAAATCGGCCACTTTGATTTCAGCTTGCAATTTGCATTGGAAAGAAGCTCCAGCAAGATAAAGATAATGAAGATGTTGAAAGCGAAGAATCTGTTTCTGCTCATGCCGAGGTCAATCATGGATGATATGTCTTTTTTATATATTCTGTTTGTAGCTGAAATGTTTAAGAATTGTATACTTCTTGGCGTCATCTTTATCTGTATGAACTGCAGGATGGTATTACGATTGGGTCAGACTCATCTCATTCCTTAAGATCGGGCAACTTTAATACGGAACGTGACAGGTGAAAAAAAGCAAGTGAGAACTCTTTTTTAATATTGTAATGGAGTCATTGACTCTACTAAGAAGGTTAATTATTTTTTATCATATATTTGTGAAGTATGAAACTCTGAGGTCCCATAGCCTTATCATTTAACACTTAATGCTGTCAATACATGAAGAGTCATTACTACTTACATTAAAGCAAACTTTCTAAACCAAAAGCCATGCAGGTCCAATATTTAATATAATGTGAATCCACTTTTATTATTGGTTGTTGGTTGGCCGTATAATACTACAGAACTCCATCTAAATCTAATCTATTCATATAATCAGTAATAGAGATCTAAATTTGGAGTGCAATTACTGACCTGGAAGAGCCATTTTTCCCAACTTCTATAAGATATACAATTATACTTATACTCAATTTGTCATATAGAGGCATTTTGTTTCCCATATTGCAGATAATTTGTTTGTGGTGGGATAGCTAGTGGCGCTTGCTAATTTATTTAACTGGAAGTTAATGAGTTGCTCTGATGGCAGTCCGTCTTACCATAATAATCATCTCTAAAGCATAAAAAAAGAGGCCATCCAACTCAACTGAAATTTGGGTTTATCAAGTGCCTCTGCAGTTTTTGAGATTGGTTGTGTTTTTGACGTTTAAGAGTATTACTTTAGATATGGGGGAATATATTTAACTAAGAAAGGGAACGAGTCACTGAGCTAAACTTCTATATATATGCTTCCTTAATGAAGTACTCGCCATTGATGCAGTTCGTCGTCAACTGCACTACCTGTAAGGAGTGGTACAGCTGGTATTGTGGGGTCTATGATGCTTCTAAACTCCCGTCAGTACATGCATGCTCCATTCACCCAGGTTGCCAGGCTTCACTATTCTAGGCACCATATATTGTTCCTGTTCTTAACAGTTTCAAATGTAGACATGGATTATTGAAttctattttttaattaaataaatgcATTCCAGGATGCACCAATTATGACAGAGGACATGCATGAAGAACGGTTGCAAGCTGCGGAAGCCTTTGGCAATTTTGTAAGAACCATAATTTAGTACACACATGGTACTTCTAAGGGTTATACCTTGCTCTTTATTATCACACCTAGGCCTCATTTGTTAATAAAGGAATGAAGCGGATTGAACTGAATGAGTCGTTATTATATTATTCAGGTTGTTTGTATAAAATATATTTCCCTGGATGAATCCATATTTCCTCTGGACGAGTCTGGCAAAAAAATCTACCTGAATCATCCATGTAAATGATGTTGCTCTAGCCTCTGCCTTGCTACATTATCATATTATTATATGTTATAATTACTAGTTTAAAACCCGTGCCATACACGgttgttttatatattttttattttatcatttttatatttcgtctattataatatagtataagtaattattatttaattatttttattatagtATTAAATTAGTagctaaaaattattttattacaTATCATATTTTTTTACTCAAAAATACACGTACTCTTTCATTAAAATTGACCTTTGATAATTTTAAGTTACATGATCGCATAAAATTAACTGTTAAGTTTAATAGAAATTATAtattaaacaaataaatataTGTTAAGTTATAGTAcaatataattaaataacaaaaaGTGTGCAAATTCTATCATTCAGGAATTTGAAAATTACTCTAACAAACACTCGTTAGTCGTTCAGCATCAGATTAGTCATTGGTTCAGAATTTTAATCATTCAGATAATACTgttcagatttaacaaatgaGCCCCTAGTTTTTGTATAAATTTGTACTTCCTAGAGTGGGTTATATTTTTTAGCCTCATTATTTTCTAGACATATGGGAACTTGTGTACTATCTAGTGGGTTCTGCTAAAGTTCCAAAACTGGTAGCTAAACTTGCAAATTCGTTGTGTTTTTGCACCTGTGTCATTACTAGTCATTGTAATGATAACTTTTAAACAGCTAAGACTTCAAAGTTGAGAGTATAGCTTGTTACCCAACTTTCACCACCTCTTTACCACACGATTGATCATGCAGTGAAAGCGGTTCACTTTGTCTGGATTGTACATAATATCATCCTCATAATTGTTGCATGTTTAGTAAGTACACACATCAAGAAAAGTCTGGGTTGTTTTTATTAAGCATTCATTGATTTTCTCCCCTGATATAATGTAACTGAATTTTACTGTGACTTGGCAAGGTAGTGgttctttatttttattttttaagtGCTTTTGGATGCTTCAAAGGAGATTCATTTTGGTTAATTACTGTGTATCTATGGAAGAATAATTTTAGGATAACCCTCTTTTGCCTACATGACCACATCATGATCAATAAGTAAAACAATGGAGATAATAACGTCGAGGCGAATCAATGTTTATGTAATCTCCTGGTGCTggttttaatttttatatatcaaTGGTGTATATATTTATGTAGATTTTTTATTTGGGAACTATATAGCTAATATCTGTGAAATTAATATTTTCATTTGTTTGCAGAGCTTTTCTGCTCAACTAGAGAGGGATGTGTTGCTGTCAGGTAGTAATCATTACATGCTTATGTTATTCTCGTTTTTTTAACCCTTCAAATGCAGGGAAGTTCATGTCATAGTAGTTGGAATATAGGTTGGTAGAAAGAGCCTCCAGTATGTTTCTTGGATATCATATGAACTACTTATGTACGCATGATTATGTGCTACAGTTCTTATCTTCTGAATTAAACTTGCAAACACTTGTGATTCCAGGAGTTGCTATTTGTTGCAACCTTTTTTTGTAAGAAAATTGCAAAGATCCTTCGTAAATTTACACTGTCTTTTTTTTCTTACTATATTGAAGTTAAAGTAGATATTAGGATTAGAAACTTTTGATAGTTGTATAAGTTTGTAATTCCTAGTTGTGCGTATCATCTATTTAAACTTGCAAATACTTGTGATTTCAGAAGTTGCCATCTGTTGCAACCTTTTTATGTGAAAAAGTGCCAAGTTTCTTCATAATTTTACCCATCTTTTTCATACCATGTAAAAGTTCAAATTTTATTTTAGGATGAGGAAAATTTGATAGTTCCATATGTTTGTAATTCCTAGTCGTGCAGAAAGCAATGTAAGTATTTCTGAAAGAACCCACCAATTTGAGGCTCCAAACATATTCAGGCAGGTTTTACTTGCTCCTTCAATTGTTCCGATGCTGGTCTTAGTTATATACTATACCATTACATTGCATCTGTTTGTGCTGTACCATTTAACATTAATATTTGTTTTTAGTTTGTGAATGCCGCATTTCTCTTATTTACTCTCATGGACAGTTTGGCATTTCCATTGACATGTTGCTTTTTCTATGAAGTCTATTAAATTGATTTTAATCGAGTCAGAACCTGAACCAGATATGTCAGCATTCAAAGCAGCAAACCCGGATGCTATTTTTGAAGATTTTATTCGATGGCATTCACCCAAAGATTGGGAGGATGAAGACACACTAGATGGAGGCGACGCAAAGGATCGGTCGGAAAAAAAGTGGCCACCTCGAGGGAGGCTTTCTGCAAGAATGTCTGATAATGCAAATTCGTGGCGAAAAATCTGGAATGAGGCACCTGCTTTGTCAGTTTCTAACCAAAAACCACTTCTGGATCCGAATCGAGAAGGAGAAAAGGTGAGACTTTATATTCCATGCTGCTTAGTAACCAACTGTCCCAGAACCATAAGGCGTCAGGAGAACTTAATTGGATCATTTATATTATATTCAACACTCCCTTCATTTGTATGGTGGACAATCAGTTAACAACAAACAGAACAAGcaaacaaacaaacaaacaaGTACATTTAAACAATTGAGGTTGGGAGGGTTTGAACGCAGTGTCCGGGACCTCTCCCCAAACCTCTGTTACCATGTTGAGTAATATAGTCTTCCAGAACCCTGAGGCAACACACGTGATTCACTTGCAGACTTTATATTATCTGATGAGTTAGTTAACACTGGACACTATCCcatttaaattttattttcaaataaaaaataaGATACAAGCTTATCTTTCTTTGTTATGCTATAATGATTCAGTTCATTGGATAATACCATATTTGtgtagatttattattttaagtCATCTTTGGTTTTTGCAGGTTCTTCATTATTTGGAGACACTAAGCCCATATCAACTGTTGGAACAGATGGTTTGTACTGCTTTTAAAGCAGCTGCTGATACTCTTCACCAGACTATGTTTGGCAACTTGCAAAATATGAAAACAAAATTAGGACAGCTGTACCTTACAATGGCTTCATTTTTGAAGCCTCTGCAAGGTATATAAACAATTGACCTGAtattctctctctttttttctttGTGTTTTGGATATGCAACAGATTCGTTCCTTGATGTGTGAAATTTTTATCTTCACATTCTAAATTGCCAAATTTCTGTTGCAGCAAATCTGATAACTGCAGACAGTAAGTTTATTGAAGACATGAGACGGCTTTGTGTCATATTTGAACATATCGAGAAGTTACTATATGTCGCGGCTTCTCTTCATCGTAAGTTCGTGCAAGCCCCGCATCTATCAGAGGCAATATTCTGTAACTTCTTTAATGCCTACCTCCCGAAATTGGGAACAGGCACAGTTGAAGCTGATAATACCAAGGTAAGAATGTTCATTAGGTCATGAGGCCGGATCTGATCTTGGACTTTGTGATAGATAATCTCTAGTAAATATTAAATCGATATTATTTATAAGAAATAGCACATAGTTAAGAAGAATTGAGTATTGCACTTGATACAGAAAACCCCACAGTTTCAAATGTATAGGATCATGTTCCACTAAAGAATATTCTAGCGCACAAACCAGCTACAAAGCTCTGGTTCCAGTAGTACAAAAACCGATGTGCTTCAAAACTAGTCCTTGTTACACAAATTTAGTCTGTATCCGAAGTCtgaacaatttatatatatatacagggGTGTGTATGTGTGTGGAAAGAAATAATAGTTGATACTGGCTCAAATAAAAGACATCTACGCCCACAAGGCACCATTTTGACTTTGAGTTGTTTTATCATATTAAAGACATCTATTCCCACCATAGGCTAGCCGACATTTGATATGGCTAGTGTTGACTGGGTTGTCACATTAAGCAAAGGAACACTTCCTTCCATTATATGTTTATCTGGATGCAGTATAATATTACCATCTTTGTAGGGGAGCTTGTTCTTTTCTTGGACAAGTTTAACTCCTTTGTGATTCTTTTTAACACAAAATTCAAAGCTGTTTTTGCATCACTTTCCTACTAACGCAGGAGACACCTTTCAGAATTATATGGGCTGATGCAATATGCATTCTGTATCATTTCTAGGAGTTTAAAAAGAAGCAAGAAGTGAGCATGGCCGACAGGGAAGTTGTAGCAAGCTTATTTTCTCCGCCCAGTGCAAATCAGTCATGGAGGAAAGTTTTAAGCATGGGTAATCTTCTCAATGGTCACGAGCCAATTCTACGGGAGATTATATTTTCGTTGCGTGATAGAATGAATGGCAGCTACTATGCTGCCAGCACCCCGTGGGGTCATGGCCAAGAAATAGAAACATATAGGATGTATATTTGTGGAAGCTCAAATGATCTACAGGTAGCACTTTCTGTTGCATCTTGTGATTAATCTTTAAGACGGCTGTCTCAGTTGTCACTGTCTGTACATACtgtatatattttttaatatgtCAATTAATATGATATGCCATGTAATTAAGTAATTATATGCTAATGGAATATTGTTTAAATGCTCCTTGCTTGCTAAAATATCAGGAGTTTTTATGTTTATAAATGATTCAGTATGATTTTAAGAATGTGCATGATATTGTTGGGTGCTTATACTTGAAATTCACAAGTGCTCGAGTTAATTTGTGAAGTGACTTCCTTACTTTTGTCCTGGTATGATTTGAAGTATGTGCATGGCATTGTAAGTGCTCGAGTTGATTCGCAAAATGGCTCTTGGTACTTAGGTCTATGATTAGTACATAAGACTGAGAACAGTTATAACAAAAATGCAACCAGTCTCTTCTAAATATGGATATTCCCTTTATATAAATTGTTTTTGCAAGGGCTCTTTTGCAACAGCTGGTATATTCGTTATTGTTCTATTCGGTAGGGATGTAATTCGACCCGAGCCGGCTCGAACTTGACTTGATAAAATGAGTTCCATTTAACTCGAAATTGTTATCGAGCTCGAGTTCGAATACATTTTCGGGCTCGATATAAAACTCGAGTCGAGCCAAGTTTTTTTAGCTCGACTCGATAAGCTCGAGCTCgattttttttctatattttataTACATATGTGTTTGCTAGTTTAGGTGTCTTCCAATTATCTTGTAAAATTATTTTACAAACTAATTTgcaatttttaatattattacgAGCAatattatttcttttattatatttagtaaaaaaaaattaaataaattattttgtaaaaaCATATTTACTTATCCTAACTCTTAATATTAATTTCCGTAATTGAACTTTAGTGTCTTTCTCAACTCTCGGATGACTGTTTTATACTTAACGATCAAATTAAATTAACTCTTCTAGGCTACTTAtgtataatatataatattttatatatttatatttatacatATTGATCAATCACTCAAATGAGAAATTTTTACATACTTAAATTCAAATATTCGACTACATTATAAATTATaatgaataattttttttaataaataagaTCATTAAAAtgatatattaaatattattagcATTATTGAAATGTATCTGGTATCTCTATCATGTGATGGCCCTAATGCCTATCATTGAAAATAGATGACACAAATGCCTAGATTCGAAATTAGTGGTCCAATTGACCTGACATGCATTTCCGCATGTGATACATGCATGTAACCATAACCAAAGAAGAGATACGCATGTCCGCATGTGATATATGCGTGCATCGAGAGAGAACAGATACGCATTCTTAGAATGTCCATCACGGGATACGCTTGTCTTTTTTTTTCATTAAGCAAAAGTTGAAAAAGTAAGAAAAAAAATTAGATACGTATATGTGTAATGtgtatttttttgtaaatatttaaaaaaa
The sequence above is drawn from the Apium graveolens cultivar Ventura chromosome 2, ASM990537v1, whole genome shotgun sequence genome and encodes:
- the LOC141708067 gene encoding uncharacterized protein LOC141708067 isoform X1; the encoded protein is MSPSSSEQYFSEDEDPDESDEEQEFEHFDDFTLASSWERFISEIEAVCRQWLADGPKTVLEKNADCLELSKNLYKVKSELKYLTKSYCMEYYFINGGDGGSGHWNSDLHDLQLSFGVEEFLVIAPQSASGVVLDAPEASKLLSAVAIALSNSSSLWPAFVPVHIPSRKAFIGIQNMGTVFTRRFESDRIGSQVPVKLMHLEGLYELFISKFVFSTLDLSMHLFKVNFTMKLTYQTILHDDDNEVEGANAEVYSFDANSGSEVHRKAQWDEDCPWSEWYSAEDPVKDFELIVIWTEKTIESSLEMAELENASLHEAEKWILAPTFSPNIVGISAGNTVGFASQLHLLVKALNMSFGAKYVEDYVSVESLGSDGMRSSAVIPPPTVLDRVLKDIFNEGKRVNISDGEDKTSRNIKGAPLESLFAQFCLQSLWFGDCNIRAIAVLWIEFVREVRWCWEESQPLPRMLGSGVIDLSTCLVNQKLQMLAICIGKKLQQDKDNEDVESEESVSAHAEDGITIGSDSSHSLRSGNFNTERDSSSSTALPVRSGTAGIVGSMMLLNSRQYMHAPFTQDAPIMTEDMHEERLQAAEAFGNFSFSAQLERDVLLSDMSAFKAANPDAIFEDFIRWHSPKDWEDEDTLDGGDAKDRSEKKWPPRGRLSARMSDNANSWRKIWNEAPALSVSNQKPLLDPNREGEKVLHYLETLSPYQLLEQMVCTAFKAAADTLHQTMFGNLQNMKTKLGQLYLTMASFLKPLQANLITADSKFIEDMRRLCVIFEHIEKLLYVAASLHRKFVQAPHLSEAIFCNFFNAYLPKLGTGTVEADNTKEFKKKQEVSMADREVVASLFSPPSANQSWRKVLSMGNLLNGHEPILREIIFSLRDRMNGSYYAASTPWGHGQEIETYRMYICGSSNDLQVALSVASCD
- the LOC141708067 gene encoding uncharacterized protein LOC141708067 isoform X2, yielding MSPSSSEQYFSEDEDPDESDEEQEFEHFDDFTLASSWERFISEIEAVCRQWLADGPKTVLEKNADCLELSKNLYKVKSELKYLTKSYCMEYYFINGGDGGSGHWNSDLHDLQLSFGVEEFLVIAPQSASGVVLDAPEASKLLSAVAIALSNSSSLWPAFVPVHIPSRKAFIGIQNMGTVFTRRFESDRIGSQVPVKLMHLEGLYELFISKFVFSTLDLSMHLFKVNFTMKLTYQTILHDDDNEVEGANAEVYSFDANSGSEVHRKAQWDEDCPWSEWYSAEDPVKDFELIVIWTEKTIESSLEMAELENASLHEAEKWILAPTFSPNIVGISAGNTVGFASQLHLLVKALNMSFGAKYVEDYVSVESLGSDGMRSSAVIPPPTVLDRVLKDIFNEGKRVNISDGEDKTSRNIKGAPLESLFAQFCLQSLWFGDCNIREFVREVRWCWEESQPLPRMLGSGVIDLSTCLVNQKLQMLAICIGKKLQQDKDNEDVESEESVSAHAEDGITIGSDSSHSLRSGNFNTERDSSSSTALPVRSGTAGIVGSMMLLNSRQYMHAPFTQDAPIMTEDMHEERLQAAEAFGNFSFSAQLERDVLLSDMSAFKAANPDAIFEDFIRWHSPKDWEDEDTLDGGDAKDRSEKKWPPRGRLSARMSDNANSWRKIWNEAPALSVSNQKPLLDPNREGEKVLHYLETLSPYQLLEQMVCTAFKAAADTLHQTMFGNLQNMKTKLGQLYLTMASFLKPLQANLITADSKFIEDMRRLCVIFEHIEKLLYVAASLHRKFVQAPHLSEAIFCNFFNAYLPKLGTGTVEADNTKEFKKKQEVSMADREVVASLFSPPSANQSWRKVLSMGNLLNGHEPILREIIFSLRDRMNGSYYAASTPWGHGQEIETYRMYICGSSNDLQVALSVASCD